One genomic region from Synchiropus splendidus isolate RoL2022-P1 unplaced genomic scaffold, RoL_Sspl_1.0 HiC_scaffold_61, whole genome shotgun sequence encodes:
- the ern2 gene encoding serine/threonine-protein kinase/endoribonuclease IRE1 isoform X2, whose protein sequence is MCLGSEAGERVMPGEEVLTRTEMETGVCVCVGGKHGSGEPDEDVLFQSLTHTHTHTSTASRPVKVRGQRRSGRASLSSFITGPPLLSSPPSLQAGGSKSVTLPESLLFVSTLDGSLHAVSKQSGDIKWTLREDPVIQVPVYITEPSFLPDPNDGSLYILGGKHKEGLMKLPFTIPELVQSAPCRSSDGVLYTGKKQDVWFVVDPETGQKQTRLTTSRSESICPNSPLLYIGRTEYVVTMFDTKTQELRWNATYNDYSAPPHDEKQDYKMAHLVSSGDGLVVTVDRETGHVLWSQNYGSPVVGVYLYSGDSLRQAPHLSLALETLRFLTFSAQSTLKWSYQFVKEQAVAQTQLVPTLYVGKLDSHLYASTSLVHHGVSLVPRGLTLARIDGPRTEDVTVGERGECEITPSTDVRYPPGSVNSRRNHWLFIGHHELPPVAHTTMLREFPPSLRRSSEPVIPPGPASPAGAFHRRQVQTVSGAGGGAGARDPTSAEPGATTAPPGSLSREQLALAALTLVLAGWLALVLTYPSRSAARRQLEAVLESHLRLIRTSLQPEDGSQAPPADMHGDSSGGGSSQAADANGSVERLPPAGGDAETVQVGKISFRTSEVLGHGSAGTFVFRGSFDGRRVAVKRILPECFQVAEREVQLLRHSDAHPNVIRYFCTERDRLFTYIALELCAATLQQYVEDASGFPGLAPILLLQQTMCGLAHLHSLNIVHRDLKPRNILLSAPGSRGAVRALISDFGLCKKIPDGRSSFSLRSGIPGTEGWIAPEVLRESGACKPTAAVDVFSAGCVFYYVVSRGQHPFGESLRRQVNILAGEYSLTHFRDDRHDDVIALDLIEQMIGAEAESRPSTARVLKHPFFWSPEKQLLFFQDVSDRIEKEPPSSPIVVRLETCARAVVRTNWRMHISVPLQTDLRRFRTYKGNSVRDLLRALRNKKHHYHELPAEVQESLGQLPEGFVGYFTSRFPRLLLHTHAALHECAHERLFQQYYLPPAGR, encoded by the exons aTGTGTTTGGGGagtgaggctggggaaagggtgatgccgggagaggaggtcctcacaaggacagagatggaaacaggtgtgtgtgtgtgtgttggaggtaAACATGGGAGCGGTGAGCCGGACGAGGATGTCCTGTTTCagtccctcacacacacacacacacacacgtccaccgCGTCACGGCCggtgaaggtcagaggtcagcggcGGTCCGGGCgggcttctctctcctccttcatcactgggcctcctctcctctcctctcctccgtcgCTGCAGGCGGGCGGCTCCAAGTCGGTGACTCTGCCGGAGTCGCTGCTCTTCGTGTCCACACTGGACGGCAGCCTGCACGCCGTGTCCAAGCAGTCCGGCGACATCAAGTGGACGCTGAGAGAAG ATCCAGTGATTCAAGTTCCGGTCTACATCACCGA GCCCAGCTTCCTTCCTGACCCCAACGACGGCAGCTTGTACATTTTGGGCGGGAAACACAAGGAGGGACTGATG AAACTGCCCTTCACCATCCCGGAGCTGGTGCAGTCGGCGCCCTGCCGCAGCTCGGACGGCGTGCTGTACACGG GGAAGAAGCAGGACGTGTGGTTCGTGGTGGATCCAGAGACGGGCCAGAAGCAGACCAGGCTGACCACCTCCAGGTCCGAGTCCATCTGCCCCAACAGCCCGCTGCTCTACATTGGACGCACTG AGTACGTGGTGACCATGTTCGACACCAAGACCCAGGAGCTGCGCTGGAACGCCACCTACAACGACTACTCTGCTCCGCCCCACGACGAGAAGCAGGACTACA AAATGGCCCACCTAGTGTCCAGCGGCGACGGGCTGGTGGTGACGGTGGACCGCGAGACAG GCCACGTGCTGTGGAGCCAGAACTACGGCTCGCCGGTGGTGGGCGTGTACCTGTACTCGGGCGACTCGCTCCGACAGGCGCCGCACCTGTCGCTGGCCCTGGAGACGCTGCGCTTCCTCACCTTCTCGGCCCAGTCCACGCTCAAGTGGAGCTACCAGTTTGTGAAGGAGCAGGCCGTGGCCCAGACGCAGCTGGT GCCCACGCTGTACGTCGGCAAACTGGACTCTCACCTGTACGCCTCCACCTCCCTGGTCCACCACGGAGTCTCGCTGGTG CCTCGCGGCCTGACCCTGGCGAGGATCGACGGCCCGCGCACCGAGGACGTGACGGTGGGCGAGCGCGGCGAGTGTGAGATCACGCCGTCCACCGACGTCCGCTACCCGCCGGGCAGCGTCAACAGCCGCAGGAACCACTGGCTGTTCATAG GCCACCACGAGCTGCCGCCGGTGGCTCACACCACCATGCTGCGGGAGTTCCCGCCCAGCCTGCGGCGCTCCAGCGAGCCGGTCATCCCCCCTGGACCCGCGTCCCCGGCGGGCGCCTTCCACCGCCGCCAG GTCCAGACGGTCAGTGGCGCGGGCGGCGGAGCCGGGGCTCGCGACCCCACCTCAGCGGAGCCGGGAGCCACCACGGCGCCACCTGGGTCCCTGAGCCGGGAGCAGCTGGCTCTGGCGGCCCTCACCCTGGTGCTGGCCGGGTGGCTGGCCTTGGTCCTCACCTACCCCTCG cgttCGGCGGCTCGACGGCAGCTGGAGGCGGTGCTGGAGTCGCACCTGCGCCTCATCCGGACGTCCCTGCAGCCCGAGGACGGCTCTcaggcgccccctgctgacatGCACGGGGACTCCAGCGGCGGCGGGTCCTCGCAGGCGGCGGACGCCAACGGCAGCGTGGAGCGTCtgcctcctgcagggggcgacgCTGAGACGGTGCAGGTCGGCAAGATCTCCTTCCGGACGTCCGAGGTGCTCGGGCACGGCTCCGCCGGGACCTTCGTGTTCAG ggggAGCTTCGACGGGCGGCGCGTGGCGGTGAAGCGGATCCTGCCCGAGTGCTTCCAGGTGGCGGAGCGCGAGGTGCAGCTGCTGCGCCACTCGGACGCGCACCCCAACGTCATCCGCTACTTCTGCACGGAGAGGGACCGCCTCTTCACCTACATCGCCCTGGAGCTGTGCGCCGCCACGCTGCAGCAG TACGTGGAGGACGCGTCCGGCTTCCCGGGTCTGGCGCCCatcctgctcctgcagcagaccATGTGTGGCCTGGCTCATCTGCACTCGCTCAACATCG TCCACCGGGACCTGAAGCCCAGGAACATCCTGCTGTCGGCGCCCGGGAGCCGGGGTGCGGTCCGGGCCCTGATCTCTGACTTCGGTCTGTGTAAGAAGATCCCAGACGGTCGCAGCAGCTTCTCCCTACGCTCCGGGATCCCAGGGACCGAGGGCTGGATCGCTCCGGAGGTTCTGAGGGAGTCTGGGGCCTGTAAACCA ACGGCGGCAGTCGACGTCTTCTCTGCCGGCTGTGTCTTCTACTACGtggtcagcagggggcagcacccGTTTGGCGAGTCCCTGCGGCGGCAGGTCAACATCCTGGCCGGGGAGTACTCCCTGACCCACTTCCGGGACGACAGACACG atGACGTCATCGCTCTGGACCTGATCGAGCAGATGATCGGCGCCGAGGCAGAGTCGCGGCCCTCCACCGCCCGAGTCCTCAAGCACCCCTTCTTCTGGAGCccggagaagcagctgctcttcTTCCAG GACGTGAGCGACCGCATCGAGAAGGAGCCGCCCAGCAGCCCCATCGTGGTGCGGCTGGAGACGTGCGCCCGGGCCGTGGTGCGCACCAACTGGAGGATGCACATCTCCGTCCCTCTGCAGACGG aCCTGCGGCGCTTCCGCACCTACAAGGGCAACTCGGTCAGGGACCTGCTGCGGGCGCTGAGGAACAAG AAGCACCACTACCACGAGCTGCCAGCGGAGGTGCAGGAGAGTCTGGGCCAGCTGCCCGAGGGCTTCGTGGGCTACTTCACCTCGCGCTTCCcgcggctgctgctgcacacGCACGCCGCGCTGCACGAGTGCGCGCACGAGCGACTCTTCCAGCAGTACTacctgccccctgctggccgctGA
- the ern2 gene encoding serine/threonine-protein kinase/endoribonuclease IRE1 isoform X1: MCLGSEAGERVMPGEEVLTRTEMETGVCVCVGGKHGSGEPDEDVLFQSLTHTHTHTSTASRPVKVRGQRRSGRASLSSFITGPPLLSSPPSLQAGGSKSVTLPESLLFVSTLDGSLHAVSKQSGDIKWTLREDPVIQVPVYITEPSFLPDPNDGSLYILGGKHKEGLMKLPFTIPELVQSAPCRSSDGVLYTGKKQDVWFVVDPETGQKQTRLTTSRSESICPNSPLLYIGRTEYVVTMFDTKTQELRWNATYNDYSAPPHDEKQDYKMAHLVSSGDGLVVTVDRETGHVLWSQNYGSPVVGVYLYSGDSLRQAPHLSLALETLRFLTFSAQSTLKWSYQFVKEQAVAQTQLVPTLYVGKLDSHLYASTSLVHHGVSLVPRGLTLARIDGPRTEDVTVGERGECEITPSTDVRYPPGSVNSRRNHWLFIGHHELPPVAHTTMLREFPPSLRRSSEPVIPPGPASPAGAFHRRQVQTVSGAGGGAGARDPTSAEPGATTAPPGSLSREQLALAALTLVLAGWLALVLTYPSRSAARRQLEAVLESHLRLIRTSLQPEDGSQAPPADMHGDSSGGGSSQAADANGSVERLPPAGGDAETVQVGKISFRTSEVLGHGSAGTFVFRGSFDGRRVAVKRILPECFQVAEREVQLLRHSDAHPNVIRYFCTERDRLFTYIALELCAATLQQYVEDASGFPGLAPILLLQQTMCGLAHLHSLNIVHRDLKPRNILLSAPGSRGAVRALISDFGLCKKIPDGRSSFSLRSGIPGTEGWIAPEVLRESGACKPVRSDTHTHTLTLAPTHACVGQTAAVDVFSAGCVFYYVVSRGQHPFGESLRRQVNILAGEYSLTHFRDDRHDDVIALDLIEQMIGAEAESRPSTARVLKHPFFWSPEKQLLFFQDVSDRIEKEPPSSPIVVRLETCARAVVRTNWRMHISVPLQTDLRRFRTYKGNSVRDLLRALRNKKHHYHELPAEVQESLGQLPEGFVGYFTSRFPRLLLHTHAALHECAHERLFQQYYLPPAGR; encoded by the exons aTGTGTTTGGGGagtgaggctggggaaagggtgatgccgggagaggaggtcctcacaaggacagagatggaaacaggtgtgtgtgtgtgtgttggaggtaAACATGGGAGCGGTGAGCCGGACGAGGATGTCCTGTTTCagtccctcacacacacacacacacacacgtccaccgCGTCACGGCCggtgaaggtcagaggtcagcggcGGTCCGGGCgggcttctctctcctccttcatcactgggcctcctctcctctcctctcctccgtcgCTGCAGGCGGGCGGCTCCAAGTCGGTGACTCTGCCGGAGTCGCTGCTCTTCGTGTCCACACTGGACGGCAGCCTGCACGCCGTGTCCAAGCAGTCCGGCGACATCAAGTGGACGCTGAGAGAAG ATCCAGTGATTCAAGTTCCGGTCTACATCACCGA GCCCAGCTTCCTTCCTGACCCCAACGACGGCAGCTTGTACATTTTGGGCGGGAAACACAAGGAGGGACTGATG AAACTGCCCTTCACCATCCCGGAGCTGGTGCAGTCGGCGCCCTGCCGCAGCTCGGACGGCGTGCTGTACACGG GGAAGAAGCAGGACGTGTGGTTCGTGGTGGATCCAGAGACGGGCCAGAAGCAGACCAGGCTGACCACCTCCAGGTCCGAGTCCATCTGCCCCAACAGCCCGCTGCTCTACATTGGACGCACTG AGTACGTGGTGACCATGTTCGACACCAAGACCCAGGAGCTGCGCTGGAACGCCACCTACAACGACTACTCTGCTCCGCCCCACGACGAGAAGCAGGACTACA AAATGGCCCACCTAGTGTCCAGCGGCGACGGGCTGGTGGTGACGGTGGACCGCGAGACAG GCCACGTGCTGTGGAGCCAGAACTACGGCTCGCCGGTGGTGGGCGTGTACCTGTACTCGGGCGACTCGCTCCGACAGGCGCCGCACCTGTCGCTGGCCCTGGAGACGCTGCGCTTCCTCACCTTCTCGGCCCAGTCCACGCTCAAGTGGAGCTACCAGTTTGTGAAGGAGCAGGCCGTGGCCCAGACGCAGCTGGT GCCCACGCTGTACGTCGGCAAACTGGACTCTCACCTGTACGCCTCCACCTCCCTGGTCCACCACGGAGTCTCGCTGGTG CCTCGCGGCCTGACCCTGGCGAGGATCGACGGCCCGCGCACCGAGGACGTGACGGTGGGCGAGCGCGGCGAGTGTGAGATCACGCCGTCCACCGACGTCCGCTACCCGCCGGGCAGCGTCAACAGCCGCAGGAACCACTGGCTGTTCATAG GCCACCACGAGCTGCCGCCGGTGGCTCACACCACCATGCTGCGGGAGTTCCCGCCCAGCCTGCGGCGCTCCAGCGAGCCGGTCATCCCCCCTGGACCCGCGTCCCCGGCGGGCGCCTTCCACCGCCGCCAG GTCCAGACGGTCAGTGGCGCGGGCGGCGGAGCCGGGGCTCGCGACCCCACCTCAGCGGAGCCGGGAGCCACCACGGCGCCACCTGGGTCCCTGAGCCGGGAGCAGCTGGCTCTGGCGGCCCTCACCCTGGTGCTGGCCGGGTGGCTGGCCTTGGTCCTCACCTACCCCTCG cgttCGGCGGCTCGACGGCAGCTGGAGGCGGTGCTGGAGTCGCACCTGCGCCTCATCCGGACGTCCCTGCAGCCCGAGGACGGCTCTcaggcgccccctgctgacatGCACGGGGACTCCAGCGGCGGCGGGTCCTCGCAGGCGGCGGACGCCAACGGCAGCGTGGAGCGTCtgcctcctgcagggggcgacgCTGAGACGGTGCAGGTCGGCAAGATCTCCTTCCGGACGTCCGAGGTGCTCGGGCACGGCTCCGCCGGGACCTTCGTGTTCAG ggggAGCTTCGACGGGCGGCGCGTGGCGGTGAAGCGGATCCTGCCCGAGTGCTTCCAGGTGGCGGAGCGCGAGGTGCAGCTGCTGCGCCACTCGGACGCGCACCCCAACGTCATCCGCTACTTCTGCACGGAGAGGGACCGCCTCTTCACCTACATCGCCCTGGAGCTGTGCGCCGCCACGCTGCAGCAG TACGTGGAGGACGCGTCCGGCTTCCCGGGTCTGGCGCCCatcctgctcctgcagcagaccATGTGTGGCCTGGCTCATCTGCACTCGCTCAACATCG TCCACCGGGACCTGAAGCCCAGGAACATCCTGCTGTCGGCGCCCGGGAGCCGGGGTGCGGTCCGGGCCCTGATCTCTGACTTCGGTCTGTGTAAGAAGATCCCAGACGGTCGCAGCAGCTTCTCCCTACGCTCCGGGATCCCAGGGACCGAGGGCTGGATCGCTCCGGAGGTTCTGAGGGAGTCTGGGGCCTGTAAACCAGTacgctctgacacacacacacacacactcacgctcgCACCCACTCACGCTTGTGTCGGGCAGACGGCGGCAGTCGACGTCTTCTCTGCCGGCTGTGTCTTCTACTACGtggtcagcagggggcagcacccGTTTGGCGAGTCCCTGCGGCGGCAGGTCAACATCCTGGCCGGGGAGTACTCCCTGACCCACTTCCGGGACGACAGACACG atGACGTCATCGCTCTGGACCTGATCGAGCAGATGATCGGCGCCGAGGCAGAGTCGCGGCCCTCCACCGCCCGAGTCCTCAAGCACCCCTTCTTCTGGAGCccggagaagcagctgctcttcTTCCAG GACGTGAGCGACCGCATCGAGAAGGAGCCGCCCAGCAGCCCCATCGTGGTGCGGCTGGAGACGTGCGCCCGGGCCGTGGTGCGCACCAACTGGAGGATGCACATCTCCGTCCCTCTGCAGACGG aCCTGCGGCGCTTCCGCACCTACAAGGGCAACTCGGTCAGGGACCTGCTGCGGGCGCTGAGGAACAAG AAGCACCACTACCACGAGCTGCCAGCGGAGGTGCAGGAGAGTCTGGGCCAGCTGCCCGAGGGCTTCGTGGGCTACTTCACCTCGCGCTTCCcgcggctgctgctgcacacGCACGCCGCGCTGCACGAGTGCGCGCACGAGCGACTCTTCCAGCAGTACTacctgccccctgctggccgctGA
- the ern2 gene encoding serine/threonine-protein kinase/endoribonuclease IRE1 isoform X4, translating into MKLPFTIPELVQSAPCRSSDGVLYTGKKQDVWFVVDPETGQKQTRLTTSRSESICPNSPLLYIGRTEYVVTMFDTKTQELRWNATYNDYSAPPHDEKQDYKMAHLVSSGDGLVVTVDRETGHVLWSQNYGSPVVGVYLYSGDSLRQAPHLSLALETLRFLTFSAQSTLKWSYQFVKEQAVAQTQLVPTLYVGKLDSHLYASTSLVHHGVSLVPRGLTLARIDGPRTEDVTVGERGECEITPSTDVRYPPGSVNSRRNHWLFIGHHELPPVAHTTMLREFPPSLRRSSEPVIPPGPASPAGAFHRRQVQTVSGAGGGAGARDPTSAEPGATTAPPGSLSREQLALAALTLVLAGWLALVLTYPSRSAARRQLEAVLESHLRLIRTSLQPEDGSQAPPADMHGDSSGGGSSQAADANGSVERLPPAGGDAETVQVGKISFRTSEVLGHGSAGTFVFRGSFDGRRVAVKRILPECFQVAEREVQLLRHSDAHPNVIRYFCTERDRLFTYIALELCAATLQQYVEDASGFPGLAPILLLQQTMCGLAHLHSLNIVHRDLKPRNILLSAPGSRGAVRALISDFGLCKKIPDGRSSFSLRSGIPGTEGWIAPEVLRESGACKPVRSDTHTHTLTLAPTHACVGQTAAVDVFSAGCVFYYVVSRGQHPFGESLRRQVNILAGEYSLTHFRDDRHDDVIALDLIEQMIGAEAESRPSTARVLKHPFFWSPEKQLLFFQDVSDRIEKEPPSSPIVVRLETCARAVVRTNWRMHISVPLQTDLRRFRTYKGNSVRDLLRALRNKKHHYHELPAEVQESLGQLPEGFVGYFTSRFPRLLLHTHAALHECAHERLFQQYYLPPAGR; encoded by the exons ATG AAACTGCCCTTCACCATCCCGGAGCTGGTGCAGTCGGCGCCCTGCCGCAGCTCGGACGGCGTGCTGTACACGG GGAAGAAGCAGGACGTGTGGTTCGTGGTGGATCCAGAGACGGGCCAGAAGCAGACCAGGCTGACCACCTCCAGGTCCGAGTCCATCTGCCCCAACAGCCCGCTGCTCTACATTGGACGCACTG AGTACGTGGTGACCATGTTCGACACCAAGACCCAGGAGCTGCGCTGGAACGCCACCTACAACGACTACTCTGCTCCGCCCCACGACGAGAAGCAGGACTACA AAATGGCCCACCTAGTGTCCAGCGGCGACGGGCTGGTGGTGACGGTGGACCGCGAGACAG GCCACGTGCTGTGGAGCCAGAACTACGGCTCGCCGGTGGTGGGCGTGTACCTGTACTCGGGCGACTCGCTCCGACAGGCGCCGCACCTGTCGCTGGCCCTGGAGACGCTGCGCTTCCTCACCTTCTCGGCCCAGTCCACGCTCAAGTGGAGCTACCAGTTTGTGAAGGAGCAGGCCGTGGCCCAGACGCAGCTGGT GCCCACGCTGTACGTCGGCAAACTGGACTCTCACCTGTACGCCTCCACCTCCCTGGTCCACCACGGAGTCTCGCTGGTG CCTCGCGGCCTGACCCTGGCGAGGATCGACGGCCCGCGCACCGAGGACGTGACGGTGGGCGAGCGCGGCGAGTGTGAGATCACGCCGTCCACCGACGTCCGCTACCCGCCGGGCAGCGTCAACAGCCGCAGGAACCACTGGCTGTTCATAG GCCACCACGAGCTGCCGCCGGTGGCTCACACCACCATGCTGCGGGAGTTCCCGCCCAGCCTGCGGCGCTCCAGCGAGCCGGTCATCCCCCCTGGACCCGCGTCCCCGGCGGGCGCCTTCCACCGCCGCCAG GTCCAGACGGTCAGTGGCGCGGGCGGCGGAGCCGGGGCTCGCGACCCCACCTCAGCGGAGCCGGGAGCCACCACGGCGCCACCTGGGTCCCTGAGCCGGGAGCAGCTGGCTCTGGCGGCCCTCACCCTGGTGCTGGCCGGGTGGCTGGCCTTGGTCCTCACCTACCCCTCG cgttCGGCGGCTCGACGGCAGCTGGAGGCGGTGCTGGAGTCGCACCTGCGCCTCATCCGGACGTCCCTGCAGCCCGAGGACGGCTCTcaggcgccccctgctgacatGCACGGGGACTCCAGCGGCGGCGGGTCCTCGCAGGCGGCGGACGCCAACGGCAGCGTGGAGCGTCtgcctcctgcagggggcgacgCTGAGACGGTGCAGGTCGGCAAGATCTCCTTCCGGACGTCCGAGGTGCTCGGGCACGGCTCCGCCGGGACCTTCGTGTTCAG ggggAGCTTCGACGGGCGGCGCGTGGCGGTGAAGCGGATCCTGCCCGAGTGCTTCCAGGTGGCGGAGCGCGAGGTGCAGCTGCTGCGCCACTCGGACGCGCACCCCAACGTCATCCGCTACTTCTGCACGGAGAGGGACCGCCTCTTCACCTACATCGCCCTGGAGCTGTGCGCCGCCACGCTGCAGCAG TACGTGGAGGACGCGTCCGGCTTCCCGGGTCTGGCGCCCatcctgctcctgcagcagaccATGTGTGGCCTGGCTCATCTGCACTCGCTCAACATCG TCCACCGGGACCTGAAGCCCAGGAACATCCTGCTGTCGGCGCCCGGGAGCCGGGGTGCGGTCCGGGCCCTGATCTCTGACTTCGGTCTGTGTAAGAAGATCCCAGACGGTCGCAGCAGCTTCTCCCTACGCTCCGGGATCCCAGGGACCGAGGGCTGGATCGCTCCGGAGGTTCTGAGGGAGTCTGGGGCCTGTAAACCAGTacgctctgacacacacacacacacactcacgctcgCACCCACTCACGCTTGTGTCGGGCAGACGGCGGCAGTCGACGTCTTCTCTGCCGGCTGTGTCTTCTACTACGtggtcagcagggggcagcacccGTTTGGCGAGTCCCTGCGGCGGCAGGTCAACATCCTGGCCGGGGAGTACTCCCTGACCCACTTCCGGGACGACAGACACG atGACGTCATCGCTCTGGACCTGATCGAGCAGATGATCGGCGCCGAGGCAGAGTCGCGGCCCTCCACCGCCCGAGTCCTCAAGCACCCCTTCTTCTGGAGCccggagaagcagctgctcttcTTCCAG GACGTGAGCGACCGCATCGAGAAGGAGCCGCCCAGCAGCCCCATCGTGGTGCGGCTGGAGACGTGCGCCCGGGCCGTGGTGCGCACCAACTGGAGGATGCACATCTCCGTCCCTCTGCAGACGG aCCTGCGGCGCTTCCGCACCTACAAGGGCAACTCGGTCAGGGACCTGCTGCGGGCGCTGAGGAACAAG AAGCACCACTACCACGAGCTGCCAGCGGAGGTGCAGGAGAGTCTGGGCCAGCTGCCCGAGGGCTTCGTGGGCTACTTCACCTCGCGCTTCCcgcggctgctgctgcacacGCACGCCGCGCTGCACGAGTGCGCGCACGAGCGACTCTTCCAGCAGTACTacctgccccctgctggccgctGA